A region from the Bradyrhizobium erythrophlei genome encodes:
- a CDS encoding MBL fold metallo-hydrolase yields the protein MADNDDVPFNRDFPLKPGVAEQVRPGVRRVLCDNPSPFTFTGTVSYIIGQGKVAIVDPGPDNEEHAAALLDAVRNETVTHILVTHTHRDHSPNTARIKAATGATVYAEGPHRASRPRFESEKHSPESGADRDFRPDVEVRDGELIEGAGWALEAVATPGHTANHLAFAWPDRKLSFVGDHVMGWSTSIVAPPDGSMVDYMASLDRLASREEDLYFSGHGPEIPQGPRYVRFLIRHRQAREASILHRLAKGEADIPTIVRAVYIGIDPRLTNAAGYSVLAHLEDLVARGIVATDGDPVIGGRYRLANGE from the coding sequence ATGGCCGACAACGACGACGTCCCGTTCAACCGCGACTTTCCGCTTAAGCCGGGGGTGGCCGAGCAAGTGCGTCCTGGCGTGCGGCGTGTTCTCTGCGACAACCCGAGCCCGTTCACCTTCACCGGCACCGTGAGTTACATCATAGGCCAGGGCAAGGTGGCGATCGTCGACCCCGGTCCCGACAATGAGGAGCATGCCGCCGCGCTGCTCGATGCCGTGCGCAACGAGACCGTGACGCATATCCTGGTCACCCACACCCACCGCGACCACTCGCCGAACACCGCGCGGATCAAGGCGGCGACCGGCGCCACCGTTTATGCCGAGGGGCCGCATCGGGCCTCGCGGCCGCGCTTCGAGAGCGAGAAGCACAGCCCCGAATCCGGCGCCGACCGCGATTTCAGGCCGGACGTAGAGGTGAGAGACGGCGAACTCATCGAGGGCGCCGGCTGGGCGCTGGAGGCGGTGGCGACGCCGGGCCACACCGCCAACCATCTGGCGTTCGCCTGGCCGGACCGCAAACTATCCTTCGTGGGCGATCACGTGATGGGCTGGTCGACCTCGATCGTGGCGCCGCCGGACGGATCGATGGTCGACTACATGGCCTCGCTCGACCGGCTCGCGAGCCGCGAGGAGGATCTGTACTTCTCGGGCCACGGGCCCGAAATCCCGCAAGGCCCGCGCTATGTGCGGTTCCTGATCCGGCATCGCCAGGCCCGCGAAGCCTCGATCCTGCATCGCCTCGCCAAGGGGGAGGCGGACATTCCCACCATCGTGCGTGCGGTCTATATCGGCATCGACCCGCGGCTGACGAATGCGGCGGGCTATTCCGTGCTGGCGCACCTGGAGGATCTGGTCGCGCGCGGTATCGTTGCGACCGACGGCGATCCGGTGATTGGTGGACGCTATCGATTGGCGAATGGTGAGTAG
- a CDS encoding acyl-CoA dehydrogenase: MSVRPQTKDKPSAVNFQWDDPFMLDEQLTEDERMIRDTARAYAQDKLAPRITKAYLEEKTDREIFNEMGELGLIGITLPEEYGCANASYVAYGLVAREIERVDSGYRSMNSVQSSLVMHPIYAYGDENQRKKYLPKLATGEWVGCFGLTEPDAGSDPGGMKTRAEKTSDGYRLTGSKMWISNAPIADVFVVWAKSAEHNNQIRGFILEKGMKGLSAPKIGGKLSLRASVTGEIVMEGVEVPESALLPNVSGLKGPFGCLNRARYGISWGVMGAAEDCMHRARQYTLDRKQFNRPLAATQLVQKKLADMQTEIALGLQASLRVGRLMDEGKMAPEMISIVKRNNCGKALDIARVSRDMHGGNGIQIEYHVMRHTANLETVNTYEGTHDVHALILGRAITGIQAFS; this comes from the coding sequence ATGAGCGTGCGCCCTCAGACCAAGGACAAGCCGTCAGCGGTGAATTTCCAGTGGGATGATCCGTTCATGCTCGACGAGCAGCTCACCGAAGACGAACGCATGATCCGCGACACCGCGCGCGCTTATGCGCAGGACAAGCTCGCGCCGCGCATCACCAAGGCCTATCTCGAGGAGAAGACCGACCGCGAGATTTTCAACGAGATGGGCGAACTCGGCCTGATCGGTATTACGCTGCCGGAGGAATATGGCTGCGCCAACGCCAGCTACGTGGCCTATGGCCTGGTGGCGCGCGAGATCGAGCGCGTCGATTCCGGCTATCGTTCGATGAATTCGGTGCAATCGTCGCTGGTCATGCACCCGATCTACGCCTATGGCGACGAGAACCAGCGCAAGAAATACCTGCCCAAGCTCGCCACCGGCGAGTGGGTCGGCTGCTTCGGCCTGACCGAGCCGGATGCAGGCTCCGATCCCGGCGGCATGAAGACCCGCGCCGAGAAGACCTCCGACGGTTACCGGCTGACCGGCAGCAAGATGTGGATTTCCAACGCCCCGATCGCCGACGTGTTCGTGGTCTGGGCGAAATCGGCCGAGCACAACAACCAGATCCGCGGCTTCATTCTCGAGAAGGGCATGAAAGGCCTTTCAGCACCCAAGATCGGCGGCAAGCTCTCGCTTCGCGCCTCCGTGACCGGCGAGATCGTGATGGAAGGCGTCGAGGTGCCGGAAAGCGCGCTGCTGCCCAACGTGTCCGGGCTGAAGGGGCCGTTCGGCTGCCTGAACCGCGCCCGCTACGGCATTTCCTGGGGCGTGATGGGGGCCGCGGAAGACTGCATGCACCGCGCGCGGCAATACACGCTCGACCGCAAGCAGTTCAACCGGCCGCTGGCGGCGACGCAGCTGGTGCAGAAGAAGCTCGCGGACATGCAGACCGAGATCGCGCTCGGCCTGCAGGCGAGCCTGCGCGTCGGCCGGCTGATGGACGAGGGCAAGATGGCGCCGGAGATGATCTCCATCGTCAAGCGCAACAATTGCGGCAAGGCGCTCGACATCGCGCGCGTGTCCCGCGACATGCACGGCGGCAACGGCATCCAGATCGAATATCACGTGATGCGCCACACCGCGAATTTGGAAACCGTGAACACCTATGAAGGCACCCACGACGTCCACGCCTTGATCCTCGGCCGCGCCATCACCGGCATTCAGGCGTTTTCGTAA
- the ribB gene encoding 3,4-dihydroxy-2-butanone-4-phosphate synthase: MADPIQEVLHAFAQGELVVVTDDEDREGEGDLIVAASLCTAEKMAFIIRHTSGIVCAPITGEDARRLRLDPMVAHNESSHTTAFTVSIDYKSDGGTGISADERASCCRALSNPNVGASDFARPGHVFPLIARDGGVLLRSGHTEAAVDLCKLSGLPPVGVISELMNDDGTVMKGEQVARFAAHHKLKHVTIADMIAYRQAREKLIERVSTFTTDSPIGPLQGYAYRSPFDSIAHVAFVYNGIGDGRNVLTRFHKPNIVKELFTGPKRMQAVLEHFKKEGRGVLIYLRDGAAGVPVNPLPEEKSAEADRNRQWREVGVGAQILRDLGVSSIRNLTTSVHDYKGLSGFGIEIVSSEQLEG, encoded by the coding sequence ATGGCCGACCCGATCCAGGAAGTTCTGCACGCCTTTGCCCAGGGCGAACTGGTCGTCGTCACCGACGACGAAGACCGCGAGGGCGAGGGCGATCTGATTGTCGCGGCGTCGCTGTGCACCGCGGAAAAGATGGCCTTCATCATCCGCCACACCTCGGGCATCGTCTGCGCGCCAATCACCGGCGAGGACGCGCGCCGGCTGCGGCTCGACCCGATGGTGGCGCACAATGAATCCAGCCATACCACCGCCTTTACGGTGTCGATCGACTACAAGTCGGACGGCGGCACCGGGATCTCGGCCGACGAACGCGCATCCTGCTGCCGGGCGCTGTCCAATCCGAACGTCGGCGCCAGCGATTTTGCGCGGCCCGGCCACGTGTTTCCGCTGATCGCGCGCGACGGCGGCGTGCTGCTGCGCTCGGGCCACACCGAGGCCGCGGTCGATCTCTGCAAGCTCTCGGGCCTGCCGCCGGTCGGCGTCATCAGCGAGTTGATGAACGACGACGGCACCGTCATGAAGGGCGAGCAGGTGGCCCGTTTCGCAGCCCATCACAAGCTCAAGCACGTCACCATCGCCGACATGATCGCCTACCGCCAGGCGCGCGAGAAACTGATCGAGCGGGTCTCGACCTTCACCACCGACAGCCCGATCGGTCCGCTGCAGGGCTATGCCTACCGCTCGCCGTTCGATTCCATCGCGCATGTGGCGTTCGTCTATAACGGGATCGGCGACGGCAGGAACGTGCTGACGCGCTTCCACAAGCCGAATATCGTCAAGGAACTCTTTACCGGGCCGAAGCGCATGCAGGCGGTGCTCGAGCATTTCAAGAAGGAGGGTCGCGGCGTACTGATCTACCTGCGCGACGGCGCCGCCGGCGTTCCCGTCAATCCGCTCCCGGAGGAGAAATCCGCGGAGGCCGACCGCAACCGGCAATGGCGCGAAGTCGGCGTCGGCGCGCAGATCCTGCGCGATCTCGGCGTCTCCTCGATCCGGAACCTGACGACGTCGGTGCACGACTACAAGGGATTGTCCGGCTTCGGCATCGAGATCGTCTCCAGCGAACAGCTTGAAGGCTAG
- a CDS encoding PLP-dependent aminotransferase family protein: protein MTSATFDFAPLLPAGLPAPAAKWTGLAKYSFVGGNNDPDQVPVEGLIEAVNAVLRREGKTLATYGLASGPQGYRPLREFLTGKLKHDAGIDCAADDILIVSGSLQALDLVNATLLARGDTVIIERDTYQGALNRLTRLGVSAVGIPLDQDGMRMDALAETLSDLTRRGIIPKYIYTIPTVQNPTGTIMPKARRTELLKLSQQYGVPIFEDDCYADLIWDGKRPPALYAMSTTGGVIHIGSFSKSIAPALRVGYIVAPWAMLSRILAMKTDAGSGALEQMVLAEYCAPHFASHVPKLTRGLRAKLDTLMEALNEQFGTSAEFEDPKGGIFLWVKLPDHVDTLKLYQAALAAGVAINPGPEWSTDKAYAGNRLRLCFASPSREQIREGVAVLAEVCRKEFGVPARIANVEARAHI from the coding sequence ATGACCTCAGCAACGTTCGACTTCGCACCCCTGCTGCCCGCGGGGTTGCCCGCGCCGGCAGCGAAGTGGACGGGTCTTGCGAAATACAGTTTTGTCGGCGGCAACAACGATCCGGACCAGGTTCCGGTCGAGGGCCTGATCGAGGCCGTCAACGCCGTGCTGCGGCGCGAGGGCAAGACGCTCGCCACCTACGGGCTGGCCAGCGGCCCGCAGGGCTATCGTCCCTTGCGGGAATTCCTCACCGGCAAATTGAAGCACGACGCCGGCATTGACTGCGCCGCCGACGACATCCTGATCGTCTCCGGCTCGCTGCAGGCGCTCGACCTCGTCAATGCGACGCTGCTGGCCCGCGGCGATACCGTAATCATCGAGCGCGACACCTATCAGGGCGCGCTGAACCGGCTGACAAGGCTGGGCGTCAGTGCGGTCGGCATTCCCCTCGATCAGGACGGCATGCGGATGGACGCGCTGGCCGAGACGCTGTCCGACCTGACGCGGCGCGGCATCATCCCGAAATACATTTACACCATCCCGACCGTGCAAAACCCGACCGGCACCATCATGCCCAAGGCGCGCCGCACCGAGCTGCTAAAACTCTCGCAGCAATATGGCGTGCCGATCTTCGAGGACGATTGCTACGCCGATCTGATCTGGGACGGAAAACGCCCGCCGGCGCTCTACGCCATGAGTACGACGGGCGGCGTCATCCATATCGGCTCATTCTCAAAATCGATCGCGCCGGCCCTGCGGGTCGGATACATCGTCGCGCCCTGGGCGATGCTGTCGCGGATACTGGCAATGAAGACCGACGCCGGCAGCGGCGCGCTGGAGCAGATGGTGCTGGCTGAATATTGCGCGCCGCATTTTGCAAGTCACGTCCCGAAGCTGACGCGCGGCTTGCGCGCCAAGCTGGACACGCTGATGGAAGCGCTCAACGAGCAGTTCGGCACCTCGGCCGAATTCGAGGACCCCAAGGGCGGCATCTTCCTGTGGGTGAAATTGCCCGACCATGTCGATACGCTAAAGCTCTACCAGGCCGCCCTTGCCGCCGGCGTCGCCATCAATCCGGGCCCGGAATGGTCGACCGACAAGGCCTATGCCGGCAACCGCCTGCGGCTGTGTTTTGCAAGCCCGTCGCGTGAACAGATACGCGAGGGGGTCGCGGTACTTGCCGAAGTCTGCCGCAAGGAATTCGGCGTGCCCGCGCGCATCGCCAATGTGGAGGCACGCGCCCACATCTGA
- a CDS encoding DMT family transporter → MAGTHSQHRLGVALVVAAAVAWSTAPFFTRLLPFDSWTILFWRGLFGGGLIAAILALTQGRAGLRDLTRMGRNGWLVASLSTLGMVSFIPALQLTSVSNVAIIIATGPFVAAAFAWLWLDEAARWQTMLASLVALIGVAIIVADARTGSDVLGIALACFMTVAIAAMTVTVRRHRHTPMVAAAAISNLLGSVVSIPFAHGIASVAATDLVILAMFGFFQVALGLTLFVLGSRLLPSGQATLIATLETPLMPFWVWLAFQEVPATRALAGGALVMAAVVADIVNDSHGQKRAS, encoded by the coding sequence ATGGCAGGGACTCATTCCCAGCATCGCCTAGGCGTTGCACTCGTTGTGGCCGCCGCCGTGGCCTGGAGCACGGCGCCGTTCTTCACGCGGCTGTTGCCCTTCGACTCCTGGACCATCCTGTTCTGGCGAGGGCTGTTCGGCGGCGGGCTCATCGCGGCGATTCTGGCGCTGACGCAGGGCCGCGCCGGTTTGCGCGATCTGACCAGGATGGGAAGGAACGGCTGGCTGGTCGCCTCGCTGTCGACGCTTGGCATGGTGTCGTTCATTCCGGCCCTGCAGCTGACCAGCGTGTCGAACGTCGCGATCATCATCGCCACGGGCCCGTTCGTCGCCGCCGCCTTCGCCTGGCTGTGGCTTGACGAAGCCGCGCGGTGGCAAACCATGCTGGCCAGCCTTGTGGCTCTCATCGGCGTCGCCATCATCGTCGCCGACGCCCGCACCGGCTCCGACGTGCTGGGGATCGCGCTCGCCTGTTTCATGACCGTTGCGATCGCGGCCATGACGGTCACGGTCCGGCGGCACAGGCACACGCCGATGGTGGCGGCGGCCGCGATCTCGAACCTGCTGGGCAGCGTCGTCAGCATTCCCTTCGCCCACGGCATTGCCAGCGTGGCGGCAACCGACCTCGTGATCCTGGCGATGTTCGGGTTCTTTCAGGTCGCGCTGGGATTGACGCTGTTCGTGCTCGGCTCGCGGCTATTGCCGTCCGGACAGGCGACCCTGATCGCGACGCTGGAGACGCCGCTGATGCCGTTTTGGGTATGGCTGGCGTTCCAGGAGGTCCCTGCAACGCGGGCGCTCGCCGGTGGCGCGCTGGTGATGGCAGCGGTGGTCGCCGATATCGTCAACGACAGCCATGGGCAGAAGCGAGCGAGCTGA
- a CDS encoding aldo/keto reductase translates to MEHLQTQGISLPRLGLGTFRMQGDVCRAAVESALGLGYRHIDTAEMYGNEEPIGAAITAAGLPRKELHVTTKVWHENLAPDAIRRSFDTSLKNLGLDHVDLYLVHWPSKNMNLPAMFETLMKLKGEGRTRAIGVANFTVALLKTVVEEIKAPIACNQVEYHVMLDQTPLRKYLAAKSIPLVAYCPLAQGKVASDPTLMAIGRKHGASAAQVALKWLLDQDGVAAIPKASRTESQKANLGALNVGLDDEDIKAIAGLPKDRRCVNPGFAPAWD, encoded by the coding sequence ATGGAACATCTGCAAACCCAGGGCATCAGCCTGCCGCGGCTCGGGCTCGGCACTTTTCGCATGCAGGGCGATGTTTGTCGCGCGGCGGTCGAAAGTGCGCTCGGCCTTGGCTACCGCCATATCGACACCGCGGAAATGTACGGCAACGAGGAGCCCATCGGTGCCGCCATTACGGCAGCGGGCCTCCCGCGCAAGGAGTTGCATGTCACGACAAAGGTCTGGCACGAAAACCTCGCGCCGGATGCGATCCGTCGCTCGTTCGACACCAGCCTGAAAAATCTCGGGCTCGACCATGTCGATCTTTATCTGGTGCACTGGCCGTCGAAGAACATGAACCTGCCGGCGATGTTCGAAACCCTGATGAAGCTGAAGGGGGAGGGGCGCACCCGCGCCATCGGCGTCGCCAATTTCACCGTCGCGCTATTGAAGACCGTGGTCGAGGAGATCAAGGCGCCGATCGCCTGCAACCAAGTCGAATACCATGTGATGCTCGATCAGACGCCGCTGCGCAAATATCTCGCCGCGAAATCGATCCCGCTGGTGGCTTATTGTCCGCTGGCGCAGGGCAAGGTGGCGTCCGACCCGACGCTGATGGCGATCGGCCGCAAGCATGGCGCCAGCGCGGCGCAGGTGGCGCTGAAATGGCTGCTCGACCAGGACGGCGTCGCCGCGATCCCCAAGGCGTCGCGCACCGAAAGCCAGAAGGCCAATCTCGGCGCGCTCAATGTCGGGCTCGACGACGAGGACATCAAGGCGATCGCGGGCCTGCCGAAAGACAGACGCTGCGTGAACCCCGGTTTCGCCCCGGCATGGGACTAG